One Callospermophilus lateralis isolate mCalLat2 chromosome 6, mCalLat2.hap1, whole genome shotgun sequence genomic region harbors:
- the LOC143401728 gene encoding FERM domain-containing protein 1-like, whose translation MQVTSSDNEHVFMDLELRLSKYFSEDWKRGTQGGWRPRAPFVTSLRVQYYVEHGRVMSDQVARHLYYCSLKERVLRSQCAHREEAYFLLAALALQADLGSHRKPPHVGRYFEPQAYFPQWVIAKRGVDYILRHVPTVHREQQELSPQAAVLRFLRDACQLEDVPVHFFSCTRLSPERWGPGQGRDRAPVLTACWDPRTGQAESPAEDTVTWIPEQSWTKSPQDKKPEHPTFLLGLTLKGMHIYQEVSHAPQLLHDLPWPCIRKLAFLGKKLEIQPAGLPPSRNLVFYTGFPWRSRHLLRLLRSSHQFYLSVKPLLQRLQLLDEAEEKKHYQEAYISDPLELDPELASRHKRDTGPHHHHRLSLSSADSHGSAHTLGTEADSQHAESGEVSVDEPVEAEGLCRKMPSISFRDSGGSKGGRRRMRTTSQWTLCEVTDHLACGPRGVGAPGHSTGAGSCSPAAGAGRALPTPAQAPSSSSASCSGPFTVVQVPLARTRGQSTEVLHKVAINVTVRILPSIPLCHEWDLCGTALGWAHTPDCRSRGQPGAV comes from the exons ACAATGAGCacgtgttcatggacttggagctCAGGCTCAGCAAGTACTTCTCAGAGGACTGGAAGAGAGGAACTCAA GGAGGCTGGAGGCCCCGCGCGCCCTTCGTCACCTCCCTCAGAGTGCAGTACTACGTGGAGCATGGGAGGGTCATGAG CGACCAGGTGGCCCGGCACCTGTACTACTGCAGCCTGAAGGAGCGGGTGCTGCGGTCCCAGTGCGCACACAGGGAGGAGGCCTACTTCCTGCTGGCCGCCCTCGCGCTGCAGGCCGACCTGGGCAGCCACCGCAAGCCGCCGCACGTCGGGCGGTACTTCGAGCCGCAGGCCTATTTCCCACAGTGG GTCATTGCCAAGAGGGGTGTCGACTATATCCTCCGGCACGTGCCCACCGTGCACCGCGAGCAGCAGGAGCTGAGCCCCCAGGCAGCTGTGCTGAGGTTCCTCAGGGACGCCTGTCAGCTCGAGGACGTGCCTGTCCACTTCTTCAGCTGTACAAGGTTGAGCCCAGAGCGCTGGGGCCCAGGACAGGGGAGGGACAGAGCCCCCGTGCTGACAGCGTGCTGGGACCCTAGGACAGGGCAGGCAGAGTCCCCTGCAGAGGACACTGTAACCTGGATCCCAGAGCAGAGCTGGACCAAGTCCCCACAG GATAAGAAGCCTGAgcaccccaccttcctcctgggacTCACCCTCAAGGGAATGCATATCTATCAG GAGGTGAGCCACGCTCCGCAGCTGCTGCATGACTTGCCCTGGCCCTGCATCAGGAAGCTGGCCTTTCTG GGAAAGAAGCTGGAGATCCAGCCCGCTGGGCTGCCCCCATCCCGGAACCTGGTTTTCTACACGGGTTTTCCCTGGCGCTCCCGGCACCTGCTCCGGCTGCTCCGCTCCAGCCACCAGTTCTACCTCAGTGTGAAGCCCCTGCTGCAGCGGCTGCAGCTGCTGGATGAGGCTGAAG AGAAGAAGCACTACCAGGAGGCCTACATCAGCGACCCGCTGGAACTGGACCCAGAGTTGGCCAGCAGGCACAAGAGGGACACTGGCCCGCACCACCACCACCGCCTCTCGCTCAGCTCTGCTGACAGCCACGGCAGTGCCCACACACTGGGCACAGAGGCCGACTCTCAGCATGCAGAATCTGGGGAGGTGTCTGTGGATGAGCCCGTAGAGGCTGAGGGCCTCTGCAGGAAGATGCCGTCCATCAGCTTCAGGGACAGCGGGGGCAGCAAAGGTGGGCGGAGAAGAATGAG GACCACCTCGCAGTGGACACTGTGTGAGGTCACAGACCACCTCGCCTGCGGGCCACGAGGAGTCGGGGCTCCAGGACACAGCACTGGGGCGGGCAGCTGCAGCCCAGCTGCAGGTGCAGGACGGGCCCTGCCAACCCCCGCTCaggccccttcctcctcctcagcctcctgctcGGGGCCCTTCACAGTGGTGCAGGTCCCGCTGGCCAGGACCAGAGGCCAGAGCACCGAGGTCCTACACAAG GTGGCCATCAATGTGACTGTCCGCATTCTTCCCTCCATCCCCCTCTGCCACGAGTGGGATCTCTGTGGGACAGCCCTCGGTTGGGCCCACACCCCTGATTGCCGCAGCAGAGGCCAGCCAGGGGCTGTGTGA